A segment of the Capra hircus breed San Clemente chromosome 19, ASM170441v1, whole genome shotgun sequence genome:
aaaaatcaaaaagagctggcccagatattttttgttggggttaaaaacaaaaacaggttccaaaaagagaaaaaattggactcaaaaactgaagaaaaaacgacAAGGCGTAAGCTTGAAAAAAACCAATGTGCATTTTGTAAAGAGTTTAGACATTAGAAAGATAAATGCCcccaaaaaaatctaaaagaggggcccaagaaccccaaaaacaagactccctctccagacagtcatatcctttACGCAGGTGAAGATagcgactaggggggtcagggctcgaagcccctccccgagtcctgggtaactataaatgtagagggaaaaccggttggcttcatggtggacacgggagcccaatactcagtcttaaaccaaaaacatggacccatgtctaaaaaaagtagctgggtgcagagaacaaccgggactaaacgatatggatggactacaaaacggtatgtgaacttgggggcccaccaggtgacccattcttttctggtgatacctgagtgtccagcgtcCTTGTTGGGaagagatttactgtctaaagtaaatgcccaaattcatttcgaccacggacaAGTGTCAATTTTAGATGGGActgggcatcctcttcaggtcctgtgtctggcattaaaagatgaatacagactctacttgccagaggccccagcgacaataagccccaaagtacaaccatgggttcaaagataccctcaaGCCTGGGCTAAAACAGCAGAAATGGGgctggccaaacagaggccccctatcattgtgaAACtaaaagccagtgcttccccggtgagggtacgacagtatcccatgagtcaggaGGCTCGACAAaaaattactcctcatatacaacgcctcatagatgctggggtcctaaaaaggtgccggtccccatggaacactcccctgttgccttcgaaaaagcctgggggaactgattttagaccggttcaagatctatgaaaagtcaacaaacgggtaaatgatattcatcctatggttcctaacccttatacattgctaagcaacttgcctccaaactacatttggtacactgttttagatttaaaagatgcccttttcagtttgcctcttgctcctgcaagccaagagatctttgccttcgaatggcaggaagacggtagtcagacccctgtgcagctgacatggactcgcttaccacaggattccaaaaactcgcccacgttatttaaCGAGGCCCTGGATGAAGACCTCcatgagtatcgggttgaacaccctaccattgttttattacaatatgttgatgaccttatgctggcagcggctACAGAAAAAGAgcgccaagaggcaacaggtgaccttctccaaaccttggggactttaggttacagggccagtgccaaaaaggcccagattgccaagcaagaggttacatacctcggttataagataaaacagggccagaggtggctaacacaggctataaaAAAACCCATCCTCCATATCACTGAGCcagctaaccctagacaagtgagaaaatttctgggaactgtgAGATATTGCCGGTTatagatcttggggtttgcaaaaAAGGCCAGGCCCTTGaacaatctaacttgggctagcaaaccagactgtgggatagctaccacacgaaaagctcgaacataagacaccgccaggaccgagcacagaacaaaggacggagcggaaaaagccagctgcagaccatcacccgccggggacaggcagccagagccataaggactggaaaggggcaattgtagacccggagagactttacttacctaactgctagcaggcttctttgctaagacttctgggggtgctggacagtcacagtctgcctcacggggggcgccagcggtccacccagaaagctgagcagcagcggcagaaaaggtgacaagccgcggcgatcgcgcttgccaaactcctgagctactaggacctgggaagggcacaaagcgcagtcccagccgaatctgtgcctctgagggctgcctgagcgccgaacctgagcggcttggaccgcggaagtgcacgcagcctagggccggcctcagacggttcctggctgagcatTGTAGAgtcggagcggtttgtgcgctgcgagaagggacaggttaagcggggctgagacactgcgtgcacatgacagtgctatttgtttgcagcatcccccctccccacagcgcgactgaactagtgagcctaaaaaaccagcaaacagaagaagttaaacagagggaaccatcttggaagtgatcccacatggcccacaacatcagagaagggccagatatatttttactatttttaaaatcattccttttttttgttttgttttgtttggtttggttttttttctaacttttttttaattgttaagtcttgtatttctcctctaatttttatttctataacctactattactaaaaaaaagtctttttttttttttttaaggcaaacaccatatatagtctttggatggttgttggtggttttttttttttaataattctttttttttctttctttcctcctttttccttctgcttcttttctttaatattgtatttttgaaaatccaacctctatgCTACATTTTTAATCTATGcgcttaggtttttgttgtcaattttgtacatttaaaaacccaaacttcactacccaagtttacctgagagtgagattactggcttgaccactctctcctcctttggactctcctttttctctaccaggtggcctctgtctcttttctcccccatctcttctctatccaactctgaatctctgtgtgttccagacagtggagaacacctaaggaactggttactggcaggatttgtctctctccttctctttcctctctcttatcctcctggccacctctgtctacttcctccctctcctcttccctgtataactctgtaaatacctctgagcggtccagactatagagcgcacataaggaagtgactactggctagctggctctctcctcttttgatctcactgcatctcattccagtcacctctaactaccccctccctcttctcttctcctcataactcagtgaacctctctgagtgtccctcaatgtggagaaacttttcatctttaacctagatgttttatcatcagtgctgtatagatggagaagtctagaggctactgtaaaaataaaactgaaaaccagaa
Coding sequences within it:
- the LOC108638207 gene encoding LOW QUALITY PROTEIN: uncharacterized protein LOC108638207 (The sequence of the model RefSeq protein was modified relative to this genomic sequence to represent the inferred CDS: substituted 1 base at 1 genomic stop codon), whose translation is TKRYGWTTKRYVNLGAHQVTHSFLVIPECPASLLGRDLLSKVNAQIHFDHGQVSILDGTGHPLQVLCLALKDEYRLYLPEAPATISPKVQPWVQRYPQAWAKTAEMGLAKQRPPIIVKLKASASPVRVRQYPMSQEARQKITPHIQRLIDAGVLKRCRSPWNTPLLPSKKPGGTDFRPVQDLXKVNKRVNDIHPMVPNPYTLLSNLPPNYIWYTVLDLKDALFSLPLAPASQEIFAFEWQEDGSQTPVQLTWTRLPQDSKNSPTLFNEALDEDLHEYRVEHPTIVLLQYVDDLMLAAATEKERQEATDPSSRHRMALYSHSVYRAYLYLRGCAVDLQTDSGDNDIAFSFYFYAQFEDDSSDYVICNTRQEGKWGTEERICEMPFQKRE